Sequence from the Microplitis demolitor isolate Queensland-Clemson2020A chromosome 2, iyMicDemo2.1a, whole genome shotgun sequence genome:
ATCAAACGACAGCTTCAGTGCTCCAGCAATGTCTCGATgtgagtaatttattttttatttagtttctcgataattaaaaaataatttttaccgctTGGTGGCTCAGTAATTATATTTCTAACTGATGAATATTTTTCtagatgataataaaaacaacagacttaaaaatattcgatacCATCAGTCCGGTAACTAAAGAATTTTATCTGCACCTCCACAACCTGGTAATTTCATCAGACTCATCATCGCCGCCAATCTGGAGCGTGATAGAAGTGCTGCAGCACTTGTGCAACAGCCCGCAAGCAAGCCAGCAGCTGATCCATACCTACAAGTTCGCCTCCATCGTGTCAAAACTCTTGGTACCGGACCTGGTGTCTCTCAAACGAGTGAAAGTCCTGAAAGTTCTCCAAGAACTGACCTATGGGATCAGAATTCCTTATCAAGAACGCTACTTGTTCAGCTTGATACTGACGTTGACGCAGTGGATAATCGAGTCCAATGAGGAAGAAATCGTGAACCTGTCAGTGGGAGTCTTGATAAATGTCTGCTACAAGAACTTGCCTTCAATTTATACGCTGCTGAAGAAAACTGACATCAAGGCGCTGCACCGCAAGCTCCTGGTCCTCCAGAATGGCAGCATTAGCATCAGAGTCCAGTGCTGCAAGCTCCTGATCATGATGGAGCAGGTGACGAAGACTATTCCGGACCAACTGATCTTCGAGTTCGTTGTCGTGACCATGCAGAACCTTTTGACTGTTCTTCAGAACCAGGACACGTCAGTCCTGCGTCACTTGGTCGAGTTCTTTGAAGATGTTCGACTGGATGAGAGCTCGCGAACCGCCTTGGCCTCCTACGCTGACTACGCACGGGATGTTAAGACAATTATCAAGCATCTGAAGACCTCTGCGCCTGAATCAGTCGCCTTGgtgattgaatttttccaaTCGCTGGTTAAATTAAAGCATCCGACGCTGATTCCTCTGTATCCTGAGCTGATAAAAATAGCCATGACCTGGATAGCTGATGACCTGGTGGCTGTCAAAGCCATGGGACTGCTACGAGTTATTATTTCAAACTCTcggctaaataaaaatatttccgaGCTTACTGCCAACATAAAACTTGATACTTTGATGCTTGTCCTAGGTCCCGATGATGACTCCGACCCCAAATATCTGGATGTCGAAAAAAGACTGACGGAATTCGTAAAACTAATGCTAGAGATCAATAAAGTCAAGTCATTCCGTGGACAAGTCAGCTCCGAGTTCAGTGTCCAGCGGATGAAGAAGCTTTTGCTGCCGGTCCTAGCCACCAATGATGGACCTAGAAACCTTCGGTGCGAACCAACCCAAGCGTTCTATATCCACGCGCTGGCTCTGACTGTCGAGTTGGCGATCCAAGACTCAAATTGGCTCGCTCTCTACACCGCTTTGATGGAAGAACGATCAGTTCAGATGACCATCGCCGTAGCGGTCTTTACTGGAGATGCCGAAGTGAAGCAGACAGCTCTCCAATTGATATCTTCAGCCAACTGTCCCCAAGAATGTATCTCAGCAGTTGCCAAGTGCATGTGCGAGTTGGTTCCCCTTGCCCTAATCGAATCCCAGTCAACTTATCAGAATTTGAATGCCTGTGATAGTCAATTGAGCAGTGCAATAAATGCCAGTGCTGATGCTTCCTTCACATTGGCACAAGAAAACGAACTGGACACTTTGCTGGGGAGCATAAATGATCTggtaaaggaaaataaaataaatgaaatcacCACGTCCAATGTAATCGAATTATATCAGTACAAGTTGCTGATAATGAGTCAAAACGAGAGAGTTAATCAGGCGAATCTTGAGGCCTGTAATAATCACGCAACGCGTTTGCAGCAACTGCTGGCCCAGACTACGGCTGAGTCGAAGGAACTGTACCAGTTGCTGTACTACTCCCAGCTGAATGTCGATTTGATAAAAGACGACAAAGTCAGGATGAGCAAGAAGCTACAAGAAACGGAGGAGCAGAGCAAGAAGCTGCTGAGCACCCAGAAGCTGGAGATCGcgagtctaaaaaaaattttggacgAAAAGTCTAAGTCCAATGAACAACAGGCTAAAGTTTTAGCTGAGTTGAAGAAGGAGAAAGACGAGTGGCTGAAGGAGAGACAAGAGCGGGACAACAAAGAGACGAAACGCGAAGCTAAGCTTCTAGAGCAGGCCAACAAGATCGCGGAGATCAATAAGATCAATTCGAAATTGGAAGACAGTCTGGGGAAGAAGAACCAGGCGATCGAGAAAGTCAACAAGGAACTGGAGACTGCTCAGGAGACCATCGCGGTCCTGCAGCGAGAGCTGAAGCAGTCCAATGAGCAGAGCAAGGGCTACATTCAGACGATTGCGGAGAAGGAAGAAGAAATAGGAAAACTACATGGTGAAGTTAAGGATCTCAGTCAGATGCGCgacatgataataaatttagcagcttccaagaaaaataataccaCCACGTAGTGCTAATTAAGCTGTAGGTTTATTGATAATCACgtagtcatttatttttatatccaagactcaaattttttgtgatgctgaagttagccgacatccaggaattttttgattttttttttaataataaattatttttaaaaaaatattttaaaaaattgcacctgtagttttttgaattttctacatgtgtatatttttatttttttttttttctgtaatttgtttgctgaaaaaaaaaatctgaaaattgtaGATTGTCCGTTAACTTCaggaacataattttttttaatcaaattcaaaatttagttgatatatatatatttttttttatatcggcatgtttatacttttttatgaaataaaaaaattatgtatgataatttttaagatagattaataaattaattatttctagccatgaatttaaattaaagtaaaataaatcgattatttttaacttcccgctaaaaaaattgtaaattttcaaaaattcgggaagttattggtttcaccccgattttcgaaaatcgagttttcatcagatgtcgtcgttttgaggtcctaggaagctattctgattaTTCCCAGagaaatttgtttctctgagaatccaagggaaatttgaatttcaattcgaatttccgcaaatttaaattttaaaatcgaaaaataatttttgttttcggCAACGCTCGGCTAAAACTAGAGCTAGAGAATTTTCCAGAGCACCCAgaccaaaaatatatactcgaaattttttatttttttaattattctcattacttgcacaataaatttaaatatttaaataataaattatcagaaacgagaaaaatttaaaatcgtacactaaaataaaatggcggcagaatatgatagaaaaatatttaaaattaaaaaaaaaaaaacacttgagtgtttgaacaaa
This genomic interval carries:
- the LOC103578059 gene encoding uncharacterized protein LOC103578059, with the protein product MDNFQNIKAFNAAAQNYLKRPNQTTASVLQQCLDMIIKTTDLKIFDTISPVTKEFYLHLHNLVISSDSSSPPIWSVIEVLQHLCNSPQASQQLIHTYKFASIVSKLLVPDLVSLKRVKVLKVLQELTYGIRIPYQERYLFSLILTLTQWIIESNEEEIVNLSVGVLINVCYKNLPSIYTLLKKTDIKALHRKLLVLQNGSISIRVQCCKLLIMMEQVTKTIPDQLIFEFVVVTMQNLLTVLQNQDTSVLRHLVEFFEDVRLDESSRTALASYADYARDVKTIIKHLKTSAPESVALVIEFFQSLVKLKHPTLIPLYPELIKIAMTWIADDLVAVKAMGLLRVIISNSRLNKNISELTANIKLDTLMLVLGPDDDSDPKYLDVEKRLTEFVKLMLEINKVKSFRGQVSSEFSVQRMKKLLLPVLATNDGPRNLRCEPTQAFYIHALALTVELAIQDSNWLALYTALMEERSVQMTIAVAVFTGDAEVKQTALQLISSANCPQECISAVAKCMCELVPLALIESQSTYQNLNACDSQLSSAINASADASFTLAQENELDTLLGSINDLVKENKINEITTSNVIELYQYKLLIMSQNERVNQANLEACNNHATRLQQLLAQTTAESKELYQLLYYSQLNVDLIKDDKVRMSKKLQETEEQSKKLLSTQKLEIASLKKILDEKSKSNEQQAKVLAELKKEKDEWLKERQERDNKETKREAKLLEQANKIAEINKINSKLEDSLGKKNQAIEKVNKELETAQETIAVLQRELKQSNEQSKGYIQTIAEKEEEIGKLHGEVKDLSQMRDMIINLAASKKNNTTT